In Musa acuminata AAA Group cultivar baxijiao chromosome BXJ3-9, Cavendish_Baxijiao_AAA, whole genome shotgun sequence, a single genomic region encodes these proteins:
- the LOC103999438 gene encoding caffeic acid 3-O-methyltransferase-like, whose translation MAAMKEVLRLTPEEEEEACQRALQLSSVVIFPMTLKVAIELGLFEIIVGAGPGGALSAEEIAAQLPAKNPQAANWVDRLLCLLAANDVITCTVVSADGRSLRKYSMTPVCKYLTTNEDASIAKYALLEHDKINIDIWHHVKESLLGGVHPVEAAYGMSAFEYMGTDPRFSKVFNEGMLSHSGIMIKQLLRNYNGFAGINVLVDVGGNDGATLRMITSQHPHVKGINFDLPHVISTAQPIPGVQHVSGDMFDSVPSGDAIFLKWILHDWSDDLCVTLLKNCRKSLPENGKVLVVEYIRPVTPAATAQAQFVFQLDLVMLAHCIGGKERTEEEFRALATEASFAGFNAAATFAGMSVLEFTK comes from the exons ATGGCGGCCATGAAGGAGGTGCTGCGGTTGACccccgaggaggaggaagaggcatgCCAGCGCGCACTGCAACTGTCGTCGGTCGTCATCTTCCCCATGACCCTCAAGGTGGCCATCGAGCTCGGCCTATTCGAGATCATCGTCGGAGCTGGCCCAGGCGGTGCACTGAGCGCGGAGGAAATCGCTGCCCAGCTGCCGGCCAAGAACCCGCAGGCGGCCAACTGGGTGGACCGGCTTCTCTGCTTACTCGCTGCCAACGATGTCATCACCTGCACCGTCGTCTCCGCCGATGGTCGCAGTTTGCGGAAGTACAGCATGACGCCCGTCTGCAAGTACTTGACTACGAACGAGGATGCCTCTATAGCGAAGTATGCTTTGTTGGAGCACGACAAGATCAACATCGATATATG GCACCACGTAAAGGAATCGTTGTTGGGCGGTGTTCACCCTGTGGAGGCCGCCTACGGCATGTCGGCGTTCGAGTACATGGGCACCGATCCACGGTTCAGTAAGGTGTTCAACGAGGGGATGCTGAGCCACTCCGGCATCATGATCAAGCAGCTGCTCCGCAACTACAACGGCTTCGCTGGGATCAACGTGCTCGTCGATGTCGGCGGCAATGACGGCGCCACCCTCCGCATGATCACCTCCCAGCACCCCCACGTCAAGGGCATCAACTTCGACCTCCCCCATGTCATCTCCACCGCACAACCTATTCCAG GAGTGCAGCACGTCAGTGGAGACATGTTCGACAGTGTTCCCTCTGGAGACGCCATTTTCTTGAAG TGGATTCTTCATGATTGGAGTGACGATCTCTGTGTGACGTTGCTGAAGAATTGCCGGAAGAGTCTCCCGGAGAATGGGAAGGTGTTGGTGGTGGAATACATCCGTCCGGTGACTCCGGCGGCAACTGCACAAGCCCAATTCGTCTTCCAGTTGGACCTCGTCATGTTGGCTCACTGCATCGGAGGGAAGGAGAGAACTGAGGAGGAGTTCCGGGCCTTGGCAACGGAAGCCAGCTTCGCCGGATTCAATGCTGCTGCTACGTTTGCGGGTATGTCGGTGTTGGAGTTCACCAAGTAA